The proteins below come from a single Hemiscyllium ocellatum isolate sHemOce1 chromosome 24, sHemOce1.pat.X.cur, whole genome shotgun sequence genomic window:
- the LOC132827118 gene encoding myosin regulatory light chain 2, ventricular/cardiac muscle isoform, translating to MAPKKAKKKIEGANSNVFSMFDQSQIQEFKEAFTIMDQNRDGFIDKADLRDTFAALGRLNVKNEELDDMIKESAAPINFTVFLTMFGEKLKGTDPEESILNAFKVFDPEGKGVLRKDYIEEMLMTQAERFTKEEVDQMFTAFPPDVSGNLDYKNLVHIITHGEEKDQE from the exons gcTCCCAAGAAGGCAAAGAAGAAAATAGAGGGAGCAAACTCCAATGTGTTCTCTATGTTTGATCAGTCACAGATTCAGGAATTTAAGGAG GCTTTTACAATAATGGATCAAAACAGGGATGGATTCATTGATAAGGCAGACCTCAGGGACACATTTGCTGCTCTGG GCCGCCTGAATGTAAAAAATGAAGAACTAGATGACATGATTAAAGAGTCTGCTGCACCAATTAACTTTACAGTTTTCCTTACCATGTTTGGTGAAAAGCTGAAGG GCACAGATCCAGAAGAGTCAATCTTAAACGCATTCAAAGTATTTGATCCTGAAGGCAAGGGTGTTTTGAGGAAGGATTA CATTGAGGAAATGTTGATGACTCAAGCTGAAAGGTTTACCAAGGAAGAG GTTGATCAGATGTTCACAGCTTTCCCTCCAGACGTGTCAGGTAACCTGGATTATAAGAATCTGGTACACATCATCACTCACGGAGAAGAGAAAGACCAAGAATAG